The following are from one region of the Pseudohongiella spirulinae genome:
- a CDS encoding ABC transporter permease, which produces MFRPVALFVGLRFVRARKKNQLMSFVSLISMLGVALGVAALIAVLSVINASTATMRDETLKAVPHAAISLNGSFMGVDQAIERLLAQPGVLGAAPFMQAEAWLRFEGRGEFVNVRGVSAQTETQVLHSPSPQLQDLLQELSGQPDGVILGTRLAGQLGIYAGMQLSVTPLASLLQRQTEDARSFRVLGVADFGFYDNDNIALISLPAAEQLFAADPGAVTQIRLKVDDVFEAAAIARQAASSLDNQPHTVSSWSESRRSLFDALRMEKILTGFMLLMIVIIGAVNIVATLVMAVADKNADIAILRTMGAGRFTVMAVFMIQGFAAGILGTVLGAAGGIALAANLQHITRWFEGAINNFVAPGNVYMIAHLDALVLWSDVLLVCLSALLISLLATLYPAWRASRVQPADVLRYE; this is translated from the coding sequence ATGTTCAGGCCTGTCGCCCTGTTTGTCGGCCTGCGCTTTGTGCGGGCCCGCAAGAAAAATCAGTTGATGTCCTTTGTGTCGCTGATCTCCATGCTTGGCGTGGCACTGGGGGTGGCGGCCCTGATTGCCGTGTTGTCGGTGATCAATGCGTCAACCGCGACCATGCGTGATGAAACACTCAAAGCCGTCCCGCATGCGGCCATCAGCCTGAACGGGTCATTCATGGGTGTCGACCAGGCGATTGAACGCCTGTTGGCACAGCCCGGCGTTCTGGGCGCGGCGCCCTTCATGCAGGCCGAAGCCTGGCTGCGTTTTGAAGGGCGGGGCGAATTTGTTAATGTGCGCGGCGTGTCAGCACAGACTGAAACGCAGGTGCTACATAGTCCCAGTCCGCAGTTGCAGGATTTGCTGCAAGAGCTGTCAGGGCAGCCGGATGGGGTGATCCTGGGTACCCGACTGGCCGGGCAGTTGGGCATTTATGCCGGCATGCAGTTATCTGTCACGCCACTGGCCAGTCTGCTGCAGCGCCAGACAGAAGATGCCCGCAGTTTTCGGGTACTGGGCGTCGCTGATTTTGGTTTTTATGATAACGACAATATCGCGCTGATCTCCCTGCCAGCGGCTGAGCAGCTGTTTGCCGCTGATCCCGGTGCTGTCACGCAGATTCGTCTGAAGGTGGATGACGTGTTTGAAGCCGCCGCCATTGCCCGCCAGGCCGCCTCATCGCTGGATAATCAGCCGCATACGGTCAGCAGTTGGAGTGAGTCGCGCCGCAGTCTGTTTGATGCGCTGCGTATGGAGAAAATCCTCACCGGCTTTATGTTGTTGATGATTGTGATTATCGGAGCTGTGAACATAGTGGCGACGCTGGTCATGGCGGTGGCCGATAAAAATGCCGATATCGCGATTTTACGTACCATGGGCGCAGGGCGCTTTACGGTGATGGCTGTATTTATGATTCAGGGGTTTGCCGCCGGCATACTGGGCACGGTGCTGGGCGCCGCAGGTGGCATTGCGCTGGCGGCCAATCTGCAGCACATAACCCGCTGGTTCGAAGGGGCTATCAACAACTTTGTGGCGCCTGGTAATGTTTACATGATTGCCCATCTGGACGCACTGGTGCTGTGGTCTGACGTGTTGCTGGTGTGCCTTAGCGCGCTGCTGATCAGTCTGCTGGCCACTTTGTATCCGGCGTGGCGCGCCTCGCGTGTGCAACCGGCAGACGTGCTGCGTTACGAATAA
- the rne gene encoding ribonuclease E encodes MKRMLINATQEEELRVALVDGQKLYDLDIENRTRVQKKASIFKGRITRVEPSLEAAFVDFGAERHGFLPLKEIAPEYFSNKGDGGRVNIKEAVAEGTEVIIQVEKEERGNKGAALTTFISLAGRYLVLMPNNPRAGGISRRIEGDERSEIREAINSLNIPDGMGIIVRTAGVGKSQEELQWDMDYLLSLWRSITEASAEKKAPFLVYQESNVIIRCIRDYLRQDIGEVLFDTKESYEEALNFVRQVMPHYESRIKHYQDALPLFNRYQIENQIESAFQREVKLPSGGSIVIDPTEALISIDINSSRATRGSDIEETALNTNLEAADEIARQLRLRDMGGLVVIDFIDMSSTRNQKEVENRMRDALEADRARVQVGRISRFGLLEMSRQRLRPSLEETNAVVCPRCSGQGTIRDVKSLCLSILRILQEEANKKKSAEIRAIVPLNVASYLLNEKRNVVAGIEQQSKTRLLIIPNPNMETPHFDIQSLSPQEGGVSLASFEIETDQDQSEEIVQAQKPLQVQQAAVQAPTIAQAPAPRPVAAEKQRPAEKKGFLGSLLSVFGGLFSGAANDEESETDDKQKERSNNNRSRNNNRRDGSNRNRNSRGGRGGNRGDRSERSDKRDGDNAQDDSSRGTQQPQKAAEERSDKENKDGADKPSRGRRRGGRNRNKSDEEKAGNRQGSKPDQEASEGDEQENSNRRPRGERKPRNTTKRVRGPHPDGEQATEQSADEQQTAEQAAVPQAEPVTEQAPAAAAPAEQSESAEAGETSPQTDASTAEDADSTEKPVKRRRSRGGRSRRGSKNKDVSADNASADEASGDETSADNAGADSASSDSAEAEDTVASQAPAEQTSADEAMSEETAAVVKKVAKAAKAASAKQAKAARDSKAKPESSSDEPVATEQATETSAETTESAEMPAAADANAPETADIKEKAPESPQASAQPETESKADTAAETNTEAEQPVQTELAVETETSETKTEPEPTPAPAPARPTGRAPNDPREIRRRQQQEKQQQES; translated from the coding sequence ATGAAGAGAATGTTAATCAATGCAACTCAGGAAGAAGAGTTGCGTGTTGCCCTGGTCGATGGGCAAAAACTTTACGACCTGGATATCGAAAATCGCACCCGGGTTCAGAAAAAAGCCAGCATATTCAAGGGCCGCATCACCCGGGTTGAACCCAGTCTGGAAGCGGCCTTTGTTGATTTTGGCGCCGAGCGCCACGGTTTTCTGCCGTTAAAGGAGATTGCCCCGGAATATTTCAGCAACAAGGGTGACGGCGGCCGCGTCAACATTAAAGAGGCCGTTGCCGAAGGCACCGAAGTCATCATTCAGGTGGAAAAAGAAGAGCGCGGCAACAAGGGCGCAGCACTGACCACCTTTATCAGCCTGGCTGGACGCTACCTGGTGCTGATGCCCAACAACCCGCGCGCCGGCGGCATTTCGCGCCGCATTGAGGGCGACGAGCGCTCAGAGATCCGCGAAGCCATCAACAGCCTGAACATTCCGGACGGCATGGGCATCATTGTACGCACCGCCGGCGTGGGCAAAAGTCAGGAAGAACTGCAGTGGGATATGGATTATCTGCTGTCACTGTGGCGCTCCATTACCGAAGCCTCGGCTGAGAAAAAAGCCCCCTTCCTGGTTTATCAGGAAAGCAATGTCATTATCCGCTGCATCCGTGACTACCTGCGCCAGGACATCGGCGAGGTACTGTTTGACACCAAAGAATCCTACGAAGAAGCGCTGAACTTTGTGCGCCAGGTCATGCCGCACTACGAATCACGCATCAAGCATTATCAGGATGCGCTGCCGCTGTTTAATCGCTATCAGATCGAGAATCAGATTGAATCGGCCTTCCAGCGCGAAGTGAAACTGCCCTCCGGCGGTTCCATCGTGATTGATCCGACCGAGGCACTGATCTCCATCGACATCAACTCCTCGCGCGCAACCCGCGGTTCAGACATCGAAGAAACCGCACTGAACACCAACCTGGAAGCGGCTGATGAGATTGCCCGTCAACTACGTCTGCGTGATATGGGCGGCCTGGTGGTCATCGACTTTATCGATATGTCGTCTACCCGCAACCAGAAGGAAGTGGAAAACCGCATGCGTGATGCGCTGGAAGCGGATCGCGCGCGTGTGCAGGTGGGCCGTATTTCCCGTTTTGGTCTGCTGGAGATGTCACGTCAGCGTCTGCGTCCCTCTCTGGAAGAGACCAATGCCGTAGTTTGCCCGCGCTGCAGCGGCCAGGGCACGATCCGTGATGTGAAGTCACTGTGTCTGTCCATCCTGCGTATTCTGCAGGAAGAGGCCAACAAGAAGAAAAGCGCCGAGATCCGCGCCATTGTGCCCTTGAATGTCGCCTCTTACCTGCTGAACGAAAAGCGCAATGTGGTGGCTGGCATCGAGCAGCAGAGCAAGACCCGCCTGCTGATCATCCCTAATCCAAACATGGAAACACCGCACTTTGACATTCAGAGCCTGAGCCCACAGGAAGGCGGCGTGTCGCTGGCCAGCTTCGAGATCGAGACTGATCAGGACCAGAGCGAAGAGATTGTGCAGGCGCAGAAGCCTCTGCAAGTGCAGCAGGCCGCAGTGCAGGCACCTACCATTGCCCAGGCACCGGCGCCTCGTCCGGTAGCGGCTGAAAAGCAGCGCCCTGCCGAGAAAAAAGGCTTCCTGGGTTCATTGTTGTCTGTGTTTGGCGGGCTGTTCTCAGGTGCCGCCAACGACGAAGAGTCGGAGACTGACGACAAGCAGAAAGAGCGCAGCAACAATAATCGCAGTCGCAACAACAACCGTCGTGACGGCAGCAATCGCAACCGTAACAGTCGCGGCGGACGAGGTGGTAACCGCGGTGATCGATCAGAGCGCAGTGATAAGCGCGATGGCGATAATGCGCAGGACGACAGTTCGCGCGGCACTCAGCAGCCCCAAAAAGCGGCTGAAGAGCGCAGCGACAAAGAGAACAAGGACGGCGCAGACAAACCTTCGCGCGGTCGACGTCGCGGCGGGCGCAATCGCAACAAGAGCGATGAGGAGAAGGCCGGCAATCGTCAGGGCAGCAAGCCGGATCAGGAAGCGTCCGAGGGCGACGAGCAGGAAAACAGCAATCGCCGTCCGCGCGGTGAGCGCAAACCACGCAACACCACCAAGCGCGTGCGTGGACCGCATCCCGATGGCGAGCAGGCCACTGAGCAGTCAGCAGATGAGCAGCAAACCGCTGAACAGGCCGCAGTGCCTCAGGCAGAGCCGGTCACTGAGCAGGCCCCAGCCGCTGCCGCACCGGCCGAGCAATCCGAGTCCGCTGAAGCAGGCGAAACGTCGCCACAGACCGACGCCAGCACCGCTGAAGACGCCGATTCAACTGAAAAGCCCGTTAAACGTCGCCGCAGCCGTGGTGGTCGTTCACGTCGCGGCAGCAAAAACAAGGATGTGTCAGCCGACAACGCAAGCGCCGATGAGGCCAGCGGCGATGAGACGAGCGCCGATAATGCCGGCGCAGACTCCGCAAGCTCTGACAGCGCAGAGGCTGAAGACACCGTCGCCAGCCAGGCACCCGCTGAGCAAACCTCTGCGGACGAAGCCATGAGCGAAGAAACAGCCGCCGTCGTCAAGAAGGTTGCCAAAGCGGCCAAGGCCGCCAGCGCCAAACAGGCGAAGGCAGCACGTGACAGCAAAGCCAAACCGGAAAGCAGCAGTGACGAACCGGTTGCAACAGAGCAGGCAACGGAGACTTCAGCAGAGACAACTGAGTCCGCTGAGATGCCGGCAGCTGCCGACGCAAATGCGCCAGAAACTGCAGACATAAAGGAAAAAGCGCCTGAATCGCCCCAGGCATCTGCACAGCCAGAGACAGAAAGCAAAGCTGACACTGCAGCGGAAACCAACACTGAAGCAGAGCAACCCGTTCAGACTGAACTTGCCGTAGAGACAGAAACGTCAGAAACCAAAACAGAGCCTGAACCCACACCTGCCCCCGCTCCGGCCAGACCCACCGGCCGCGCTCCGAACGACCCGCGTGAAATACGCCGTCGTCAGCAGCAAGAGAAACAGCAGCAGGAATCTTGA
- the lolD gene encoding lipoprotein-releasing ABC transporter ATP-binding protein LolD has protein sequence MNSPEPVISCRHLQKSYTQGPQQVDVLVDINLDVMPGECVAIVGSSGSGKTTLLNMLGGLDLPSAGQIHVAGQDMLKLSEKQRGLLRNQDLGFVYQFHHLLGEFSALENVAMPLLIGGQGIDQARKRASELLEQVGLSHRLDHKPSELSGGERQRVAIARALVAGPRCVLMDEPTGNLDRRTAEGIHQLMKTLNQTLATSFVVVTHDERFAASLDRVLLLDNGRLEAASDV, from the coding sequence TTGAACAGCCCCGAGCCCGTCATCAGCTGTCGGCATCTGCAAAAGTCCTACACGCAAGGGCCGCAACAGGTGGATGTGCTGGTCGATATCAATCTGGATGTGATGCCCGGCGAATGCGTTGCCATTGTCGGCAGTTCCGGCTCTGGCAAAACCACTCTGCTCAATATGCTGGGCGGCCTGGACCTGCCCAGTGCCGGACAGATTCACGTGGCCGGTCAGGATATGCTGAAATTGTCAGAAAAGCAGCGTGGCCTGTTGCGTAACCAGGATCTGGGTTTTGTTTATCAGTTTCATCACCTGTTGGGAGAGTTCAGCGCGCTTGAAAATGTCGCCATGCCCTTGTTGATTGGCGGGCAGGGCATCGACCAGGCCAGAAAGAGGGCCAGTGAGTTGCTTGAACAGGTTGGCCTCAGTCACCGACTGGACCATAAACCCTCAGAGCTGTCCGGCGGCGAACGGCAGCGCGTGGCCATCGCCCGTGCGCTGGTGGCTGGGCCGCGCTGTGTACTGATGGATGAACCCACCGGCAACCTGGACCGGCGCACGGCAGAAGGTATCCATCAGTTAATGAAGACACTGAATCAGACCCTGGCAACCAGTTTTGTGGTAGTGACCCACGACGAGCGCTTTGCCGCCAGTCTGGATCGTGTTCTGTTGCTGGACAATGGCCGGCTGGAAGCGGCCAGCGATGTCTGA
- a CDS encoding recombinase family protein encodes MKIYAYQRLSAFEQDSDPDLPMGFSDPAELAQIINYCEAQGWAEPIWIRESSRDWRAGFSQRLAAGYTGDGWRPAPGSDVVVHSLQRLVNGAQDLLLTLDWLREHDVCLHVVEFNAELSQTRTLIRTRVDSDVMLASLARVEMRRGAERMRKVKHEQRNKGRFLGGTKPFGYMVHSNGKLVENPLEQRVLKQIRQLRSQGHSLRVIARKVSTPVAPISFKTVQRVLQRDERDGQPTQQGVKR; translated from the coding sequence ATGAAGATTTATGCCTATCAGCGTCTCTCTGCCTTTGAACAGGACTCCGATCCGGATTTGCCGATGGGATTCAGTGACCCTGCTGAATTGGCGCAGATTATCAACTATTGTGAGGCTCAGGGCTGGGCGGAACCCATCTGGATTCGGGAAAGCAGCCGTGACTGGCGCGCCGGTTTCAGTCAGAGACTGGCAGCCGGTTATACCGGAGACGGCTGGCGTCCCGCACCGGGCAGTGATGTTGTGGTGCACAGCCTGCAGCGACTGGTCAATGGTGCGCAGGATCTGCTGCTGACCCTGGATTGGCTGCGTGAGCACGATGTCTGCCTGCATGTTGTTGAATTTAATGCCGAACTCAGTCAAACCCGCACGCTGATTCGCACCCGGGTGGATTCTGATGTCATGCTGGCCAGCCTGGCACGTGTCGAAATGCGCCGCGGTGCCGAACGCATGCGCAAGGTTAAACACGAACAGCGCAACAAAGGCCGCTTTCTGGGCGGCACTAAACCGTTTGGATACATGGTGCACAGCAATGGCAAGCTGGTGGAGAATCCTCTGGAGCAACGGGTGTTAAAGCAGATACGGCAACTTCGCAGTCAGGGGCATTCGCTGCGCGTTATCGCGCGCAAGGTCAGCACGCCTGTCGCTCCAATCAGTTTCAAGACCGTGCAGCGTGTCCTGCAGCGTGATGAGAGAGATGGGCAGCCGACGCAACAGGGAGTGAAACGCTGA